A region from the Clostridium beijerinckii genome encodes:
- a CDS encoding excisionase, producing MDIEEYREQVKKKTINTKELAKILDVSEAKARRITHIEGAPVLKIGRDIRIILSKLDEFLEDHIGEVL from the coding sequence ATGGATATTGAAGAGTATAGAGAACAGGTCAAAAAGAAAACAATAAATACTAAGGAATTAGCAAAAATACTTGATGTTTCAGAAGCAAAAGCAAGAAGAATAACTCATATAGAAGGTGCACCAGTACTTAAAATAGGCAGAGATATTAGAATAATACTTTCAAAATTAGATGAGTTTTTGGAAGATCATATTGGAGAGGTATTATGA
- a CDS encoding XRE family transcriptional regulator codes for MNINVNKIRIAQANECLSVNELVEKTGLGRATVSKIINGCSAPSLKSIGLIAKALNVDVKELLLDE; via the coding sequence ATGAATATAAATGTAAACAAAATAAGAATTGCTCAGGCCAATGAATGTTTGTCAGTTAATGAATTAGTTGAAAAAACTGGACTTGGGAGAGCAACAGTTTCAAAGATTATTAATGGATGTAGTGCACCATCACTTAAAAGCATTGGCTTAATAGCTAAAGCATTAAATGTGGATGTTAAAGAGCTATTATTAGATGAATAA
- a CDS encoding XRE family transcriptional regulator: MTLGEKIKLHRTKLNLSQEELANKCGLSRNAIYNYENNKRTPTISMLQVIAHNLNLYVSDLLEDSTNTHYSNKLGILNALDKEISNTLNSEKEKCDVYEFEMKALYEKHFFDLFYWKTSRMQPQDYFKFILSLSSFSESDHITEEDMEELSILFYRLTTLKACERDSLNEMEKMTPGNSKKYEKNRFVTTSTK; encoded by the coding sequence ATGACCTTAGGGGAAAAAATCAAATTACATAGAACCAAACTTAATTTATCTCAAGAAGAGTTAGCCAATAAATGCGGCCTATCAAGAAATGCTATTTATAATTATGAAAATAATAAACGGACTCCAACTATATCAATGTTGCAGGTTATAGCACATAATTTAAATTTATATGTTTCTGATTTATTGGAAGATAGCACTAATACACATTATTCAAACAAACTTGGAATCTTAAATGCATTAGACAAAGAAATAAGCAATACTCTAAATTCTGAAAAAGAAAAATGTGATGTGTATGAATTTGAAATGAAGGCTCTTTATGAAAAACACTTTTTTGATTTATTTTACTGGAAAACCTCAAGAATGCAACCTCAAGATTATTTTAAATTTATTTTATCCTTGTCCTCATTTAGTGAATCAGATCATATTACTGAAGAAGATATGGAAGAGTTATCAATCTTATTTTACAGACTTACAACTTTAAAAGCATGTGAAAGAGATTCCCTAAATGAAATGGAAAAAATGACTCCTGGCAATTCTAAAAAATATGAGAAGAATAGATTTGTAACAACAAGCACAAAATAA
- a CDS encoding site-specific integrase: MAKRSNGEGSSGWVTKNGQKYWRIMVTTGYDPLTGKQMRKDIYGKTQKEAKVKLKEFEDNFANRSDNSTLGNFYYDWLWNIKRQSLKDSTFEKWEGIYRNYLKPNKGLNEAKLTEIDTLSLQKITTALLKKHTVSQVKTMNSCLGNCFRYAKSINKIKYNPVEGLVYPKNHSVMEEKENYISEDDQKRFLAALEGDPLEGIISIGLMCGVRLGEAMALQVKDIDFNHMSVKIKKSVKYVWTGERNKEGKKIYENRVTIPKTRTSIREVPLPNMLTPIIKALMKKNIENKLKFGELYLNNNLIFCKENGDYIDNKKPNRHLKIALNKAGIKSDIHYHSLRHIFITNCLSRDINPRTVMDWVGHTDIKMTMLVYAEINKDKNKKEYEKINCMFD, from the coding sequence ATGGCAAAAAGGTCAAATGGAGAGGGTTCTTCAGGATGGGTAACAAAAAACGGCCAGAAATATTGGCGCATTATGGTCACTACCGGATATGATCCATTAACAGGCAAGCAAATGAGAAAAGATATTTATGGAAAGACTCAAAAAGAAGCTAAAGTAAAGTTAAAGGAATTTGAAGATAACTTTGCTAATAGAAGTGACAATTCAACTTTGGGTAATTTTTATTATGATTGGTTGTGGAATATTAAAAGACAATCATTAAAAGATTCTACATTTGAAAAATGGGAAGGTATTTATAGAAATTATTTAAAACCAAATAAAGGCCTTAATGAAGCCAAATTAACTGAAATAGATACGTTATCGCTGCAAAAAATAACTACAGCATTATTAAAGAAGCACACTGTATCACAAGTTAAAACAATGAACAGCTGCCTCGGAAACTGCTTTAGATATGCTAAATCAATTAATAAAATTAAATACAATCCAGTAGAAGGATTAGTGTATCCTAAAAATCACAGCGTCATGGAAGAAAAAGAAAATTATATTTCAGAAGATGATCAAAAACGTTTTTTAGCTGCTCTTGAAGGCGACCCACTTGAAGGAATAATATCAATAGGTTTAATGTGTGGAGTCAGACTTGGAGAAGCCATGGCATTACAAGTAAAAGACATTGACTTTAATCATATGAGCGTTAAAATAAAAAAATCTGTTAAATATGTTTGGACTGGTGAAAGAAACAAAGAAGGTAAAAAAATCTATGAAAATAGAGTAACTATTCCTAAAACTAGAACCAGTATAAGAGAAGTACCTCTTCCAAATATGCTTACGCCTATAATAAAAGCACTTATGAAAAAGAATATTGAAAATAAACTAAAATTCGGTGAATTATATTTAAACAATAATCTAATCTTCTGCAAGGAAAATGGTGACTATATTGATAATAAGAAACCTAACAGGCATTTGAAAATTGCATTAAATAAGGCTGGAATTAAATCAGATATTCATTACCATAGTTTAAGACATATATTTATAACAAATTGCTTGAGCCGAGATATAAATCCACGTACGGTTATGGATTGGGTTGGCCATACTGATATTAAAATGACTATGCTCGTTTATGCTGAGATTAATAAAGATAAGAATAAGAAGGAATATGAGAAGATTAATTGTATGTTTGATTAA
- a CDS encoding sortase encodes MMIYHGSNVEIDQPKIIQSNRALDFGFGFYTTTFKEQAEKWALRKCTNFKGEIEGKPTVSIYELDLEFAKSNYKVHEYKGVTNEWLEFILMNRKDINSKSPYDITIGEVADDQVFATINLLSRGWIDVNVATQRLKFKLPNNQVCINNQEVIEKCLKYVGMEVVK; translated from the coding sequence ATGATGATTTATCATGGGTCTAATGTTGAAATAGATCAACCTAAAATAATACAATCTAACAGAGCACTAGACTTTGGGTTTGGATTTTATACAACCACGTTTAAAGAGCAGGCGGAAAAGTGGGCTCTTAGAAAATGTACAAATTTTAAAGGTGAGATTGAGGGCAAACCAACTGTGTCAATATATGAATTAGACTTAGAATTTGCAAAAAGTAATTATAAGGTGCATGAGTATAAAGGTGTTACTAATGAGTGGCTGGAATTTATATTGATGAACAGAAAGGATATAAACTCAAAATCTCCATATGATATAACTATTGGAGAAGTAGCTGATGATCAAGTATTTGCTACAATAAATCTTCTTTCGAGAGGTTGGATAGATGTTAATGTGGCAACTCAAAGATTAAAGTTTAAATTGCCTAATAATCAGGTATGTATTAACAATCAAGAAGTTATTGAAAAATGTTTAAAATATGTTGGTATGGAGGTAGTAAAATAA
- a CDS encoding transcriptional regulator, protein MFSGRDITNEQLYFAIYCITALSRNLNMDPSEVYELISERTNIFDDYIIKYYDILHTQGEDYIVSEIIKLLKDEELEI, encoded by the coding sequence ATGTTTAGTGGAAGAGATATTACAAATGAACAATTATATTTTGCAATATATTGTATAACTGCCTTAAGCCGTAATTTAAATATGGATCCTAGTGAAGTTTATGAACTAATTTCTGAAAGAACAAATATCTTCGATGATTATATAATTAAATATTATGATATATTACATACTCAAGGTGAAGATTATATAGTTAGTGAAATTATTAAATTATTAAAAGATGAGGAGTTAGAAATATGA
- a CDS encoding restriction endonuclease subunit R: MSNYDELLDENKKLKFEIYTLRKEIEELKSNISTSIDNKKQINNHSININSTLEEKIKLYRSLFYGRCDVFALRFDNESKNKHGYKPYCMNEWKHGICNKSEIKCSDCDFRKFKVLKDTDILEHLSGQKTIGLYPLLPNDKCKFLAIDFDGNSWQKDSLLVVDTFNKFNISTYIERSRSGDGCHLWIFFNEEISARIARYFGNSILNYTLENNIGLNLGSYDRLFPNQDKMPKGGFGNLIALPLQRIPAKNKNSLFVDTNFEYYKDQWAYLSNVEKVTLDEVNAIIELLEKELNNHLSINSNKSVNNIISDKKILRNNNIIDMPSEINIILSNGIYIDATILTTELLNLIKKTAIINNPDYYKKQALRLSVYKTPKILNCFNEYGKFLVLPRGLLQEVCSIFEGNKVKVNIQDKRVFGINIDVVFKGILYDYQQIATEAILKHDNGILWASTAFGKTVVAASIIATRKVNTLIIVNSIQLLEQWEEKLLMFLELSKDNIGRLGGGKKKTSNIIDIATMQTLNKNNDLDEILNNYGQIIIDECHHIAAFTFEKLMKVAKTKYVLGLTATPYRKDKYDKIITMQCGPIVHKAASKVENEKKIAHMLIPRNNELQSYIDLSKLKLSELYDEIMNDKFRNELIINDIIESFKLGSTPLILTERVEHLNILSNMLSAYTDKIVVLKGGMGTKQRNLALDMIKSFSKEEQFIILATGKYIGEGFDESRLDTLFLTMPISWKGVLQQYAGRLQRRYEGKNMVKIYDYVDKNIPLLVKMYNKRLKGYENLDYNIKENTGVQYEFDDI; the protein is encoded by the coding sequence TTGAGTAACTATGATGAATTATTAGATGAAAATAAAAAATTAAAATTTGAAATATATACTTTAAGAAAAGAAATAGAAGAATTAAAATCCAATATTTCTACTAGCATTGATAATAAAAAGCAAATAAACAATCACTCAATAAATATCAATTCCACCTTAGAAGAGAAAATTAAGTTATATAGAAGTTTATTTTATGGCAGATGTGATGTCTTTGCATTAAGATTTGATAATGAATCTAAAAATAAACATGGATATAAACCATATTGCATGAATGAATGGAAACATGGCATTTGTAATAAATCTGAAATCAAATGTAGTGATTGTGATTTTAGAAAATTTAAAGTTTTAAAAGATACAGATATTCTAGAGCATCTATCTGGTCAAAAAACAATAGGACTATATCCTCTTTTACCAAATGATAAGTGTAAATTTTTAGCCATTGATTTTGATGGTAACAGCTGGCAAAAAGATTCTTTATTAGTAGTTGATACATTTAACAAATTTAATATTTCTACATATATTGAACGTTCTAGATCAGGTGACGGTTGTCACCTTTGGATATTCTTCAATGAAGAAATCTCAGCTAGAATAGCTAGATACTTTGGAAATTCAATTTTAAATTACACACTTGAAAATAATATAGGATTAAATTTAGGCTCCTATGATAGGTTATTTCCTAATCAAGATAAAATGCCTAAAGGTGGCTTTGGTAATCTAATAGCTTTGCCATTACAAAGGATACCAGCAAAAAATAAAAACAGTTTATTTGTGGATACTAATTTTGAATATTATAAAGATCAATGGGCATATCTATCCAATGTTGAGAAAGTAACTTTAGATGAAGTAAATGCAATAATAGAATTATTAGAAAAGGAACTTAATAATCATTTATCAATAAATAGCAATAAATCTGTAAACAATATTATCTCTGATAAAAAAATATTACGTAACAATAATATAATAGATATGCCTTCTGAAATAAACATAATCTTAAGTAATGGTATTTATATTGATGCCACAATTTTGACAACTGAACTATTAAATCTTATTAAAAAAACTGCTATAATAAATAATCCTGATTACTATAAAAAGCAAGCTTTAAGGTTATCAGTTTACAAAACTCCAAAGATTCTTAATTGTTTCAATGAATATGGAAAATTTCTAGTATTACCAAGAGGCCTTTTACAAGAAGTTTGTAGTATATTTGAAGGAAATAAAGTTAAGGTTAATATACAAGATAAGAGAGTATTCGGAATTAACATTGATGTAGTATTCAAGGGTATATTATATGATTATCAGCAAATTGCGACAGAAGCTATTTTAAAACATGATAATGGTATTCTATGGGCTTCTACTGCCTTTGGCAAAACAGTTGTTGCTGCAAGTATTATTGCCACTAGAAAAGTAAATACTTTAATAATTGTAAATAGTATACAGTTGCTTGAACAATGGGAAGAGAAATTATTAATGTTCTTGGAGCTAAGCAAAGATAATATCGGAAGATTAGGTGGCGGTAAGAAAAAAACAAGCAATATAATTGATATAGCAACTATGCAAACTTTAAACAAAAATAATGATCTCGATGAAATATTAAACAATTACGGACAAATTATTATAGATGAATGTCACCATATAGCAGCATTTACTTTTGAAAAACTTATGAAAGTAGCAAAAACGAAATATGTTTTAGGATTAACGGCTACTCCCTACAGAAAAGATAAATACGATAAAATCATAACAATGCAATGTGGTCCAATAGTCCATAAAGCAGCTAGTAAAGTCGAAAACGAGAAAAAAATTGCACATATGCTTATCCCAAGAAATAATGAACTACAATCTTATATAGATTTATCTAAATTAAAATTATCAGAGCTATATGATGAAATTATGAATGATAAATTTAGAAATGAATTAATTATAAATGATATTATTGAATCATTTAAACTTGGCTCTACCCCACTTATCTTAACGGAAAGAGTTGAACATCTAAATATTTTATCAAACATGCTTAGTGCATATACTGATAAAATTGTGGTACTAAAAGGTGGAATGGGAACTAAACAAAGGAACTTAGCACTTGATATGATAAAATCATTTTCTAAAGAAGAACAATTTATAATACTAGCAACAGGAAAATATATTGGTGAAGGTTTTGACGAATCACGTTTAGATACTTTGTTTTTAACAATGCCCATATCTTGGAAAGGTGTACTACAACAATATGCTGGAAGATTACAAAGACGATATGAAGGAAAAAATATGGTGAAAATATATGACTACGTAGACAAGAATATTCCTCTGTTAGTAAAAATGTATAATAAGAGACTTAAAGGTTATGAAAACCTTGATTATAATATAAAAGAAAATACTGGCGTACAATATGAATTTGATGATATATAA
- a CDS encoding IS4 family transposase, translating into MDKLANRSVFRKLIKLIDGNIGRKLRKANNEYKYSKCYTGRDHILTMLFLQISGCDGLRDINAKYKNSSKISKDFNMPSYSQISRLNKSKSSDLFRNVFEELLVKADKEMNSSVKIKNFKDIKIIDSSVVSIGKGLAPELYYEDEKSAIRISTLLSFGTKLPDKISIRPAKVGERSCIDGYVNSDKNIYLFDKGYFKYSWYDEMSHYNYKFITRQQSNSVTEEYLSIYTGVDNLYDYIVTMGSDYSKNKTKYKYREILYFTKDSDEEFRLVTNIFDMPAEDIVSLYKKRWDIELFFKWIKQHLTIKKWVGRTLNAITIQIYSALIIYILLLLIKYRFKSNLSTFDVLRKFQTNILERYALRNILLL; encoded by the coding sequence ATGGATAAACTTGCAAATAGAAGTGTGTTTAGAAAATTAATTAAACTTATTGATGGGAATATTGGAAGAAAATTAAGAAAAGCGAATAATGAATATAAATACTCAAAGTGTTATACAGGTCGGGATCATATTCTAACAATGTTGTTTTTACAAATCTCCGGCTGTGATGGCTTAAGAGATATTAATGCTAAATATAAAAATTCATCGAAGATAAGTAAGGATTTCAACATGCCAAGTTATTCCCAAATATCTAGATTAAATAAGAGTAAGTCATCAGATTTATTTAGAAATGTTTTCGAAGAATTATTGGTAAAAGCTGATAAAGAAATGAATTCTTCAGTTAAAATAAAAAACTTTAAAGATATTAAAATAATAGATTCATCAGTAGTTAGTATAGGTAAGGGCTTAGCCCCTGAACTCTATTATGAAGATGAAAAATCTGCTATTAGAATTAGTACTCTTTTATCATTTGGAACTAAGTTACCTGATAAAATTAGCATCCGCCCTGCTAAAGTAGGAGAACGTAGTTGTATTGACGGCTATGTTAATTCGGATAAAAATATATATTTATTTGATAAGGGATATTTTAAGTACTCTTGGTATGATGAGATGAGTCATTATAATTATAAATTTATCACAAGACAACAAAGCAACTCTGTTACGGAGGAGTATTTATCCATTTATACTGGAGTAGATAATCTATATGATTATATTGTTACAATGGGGTCTGATTATAGTAAAAATAAAACTAAATATAAATATAGAGAGATTCTATATTTTACTAAGGACTCCGACGAAGAATTCCGTTTAGTTACTAACATATTCGATATGCCAGCTGAAGACATAGTATCTCTCTATAAAAAGCGTTGGGATATTGAGTTATTCTTTAAATGGATAAAACAACATCTGACCATTAAAAAATGGGTCGGAAGAACCCTTAACGCAATAACCATACAAATATATAGTGCCCTTATTATCTATATTTTATTACTTTTAATAAAATATAGATTTAAAAGTAATTTAAGCACTTTTGATGTACTCCGAAAGTTTCAGACTAATATATTAGAAAGATATGCTCTAAGGAATATTTTGTTACTGTGA
- a CDS encoding nucleotidyltransferase domain-containing protein — translation MIFSIDNWVEELVLKIKNVYGDKLSFIGLQGSYRRKEASDNSDVDIVVILNELTMQDLKKYQAIISQMHYKEKACGFISGKSEIISWEKSDLFQFYYDTQPIYGSIDYLLPLISKADIKRAIKIGACNLYHACCHNFIYERNIEILSALYKSVFYILQAKYFDKTKKYINSKIDLSKLLNDTDREIMDICINRKKLIEIDEGEFSLYSEKIITWSSSLLKTY, via the coding sequence ATGATATTCTCTATAGATAATTGGGTAGAAGAACTTGTGTTAAAAATAAAAAATGTATATGGAGATAAGCTTTCCTTTATTGGTTTGCAGGGAAGCTATAGACGTAAAGAAGCGAGTGACAATAGTGATGTAGACATTGTAGTTATTTTAAATGAACTGACTATGCAAGATTTAAAAAAATATCAAGCGATAATTTCACAAATGCATTACAAAGAAAAGGCATGCGGATTCATTTCTGGAAAAAGTGAGATTATAAGTTGGGAAAAATCTGATTTGTTTCAATTTTATTATGATACGCAACCAATCTACGGTAGTATAGATTATTTGTTGCCGTTGATTAGTAAAGCGGATATTAAACGTGCTATAAAGATAGGGGCATGTAATTTGTATCATGCGTGCTGTCATAATTTTATTTATGAAAGAAATATAGAAATTTTATCAGCACTTTACAAATCTGTATTTTATATTTTGCAAGCTAAATATTTTGATAAAACAAAAAAATATATAAATAGTAAGATTGACTTGTCAAAACTACTAAATGATACAGATAGAGAGATAATGGATATTTGCATTAATAGAAAAAAATTGATTGAAATAGATGAAGGTGAATTTTCCTTATATTCTGAGAAAATAATTACATGGAGCAGTTCTCTTTTGAAAACATACTGA
- a CDS encoding putative sulfate exporter family transporter, which translates to MILNLFESKDILKRLNKVSKILPGLIVCVIVAWIGKYIENYVPSIGGASIAIFIGMAVGNTFCNKRIYDKGSKFAESELLSYSIVLLGGTLSAQTILNLGISGVAFIALQMVITITFAILIGKKLGFSQNFSFLMASGNAVCGSSAIAATAPVIEADDNEKGIAITIVNVTGTVLMLLLPLIAKTVFLSETTKTSALIGGILQSIGQVVASGSLVNEQVKDLSTIFKIVRIIFLVFVVLSLGTMKKKSSKVNSKKSNSKIKIPWYVIGFFIMCFLFTLNIISPQVSKILKSLSNNFEIIALAGIGMRVNFRELIKLGAKASIYASGVALVQIVSAIVLITVLL; encoded by the coding sequence ATGATATTAAATTTATTTGAAAGTAAAGATATATTAAAAAGATTAAATAAAGTTTCGAAAATTTTACCAGGACTTATAGTATGTGTGATAGTTGCTTGGATAGGAAAGTATATAGAAAATTATGTTCCTAGTATAGGTGGAGCATCTATAGCAATATTTATAGGTATGGCAGTTGGAAATACATTTTGTAATAAAAGGATATATGATAAAGGATCTAAATTTGCAGAAAGTGAATTATTATCTTATTCTATAGTTTTACTTGGAGGAACCTTAAGTGCACAAACTATATTAAACTTAGGAATTTCAGGAGTAGCATTTATAGCATTGCAAATGGTTATAACAATTACTTTTGCAATTCTAATAGGAAAAAAGCTTGGCTTTTCGCAAAACTTTAGTTTTTTAATGGCAAGTGGAAATGCAGTTTGTGGATCTTCTGCTATAGCAGCCACTGCACCTGTTATAGAGGCAGATGATAATGAAAAAGGTATAGCAATAACAATAGTAAATGTTACAGGTACAGTTTTAATGCTTCTTCTTCCACTTATTGCAAAAACAGTGTTTTTATCAGAGACAACAAAAACATCTGCTTTGATAGGCGGAATACTCCAATCCATAGGACAAGTTGTTGCAAGTGGTAGCTTAGTAAATGAACAAGTAAAAGATTTATCTACTATATTTAAAATAGTTCGTATAATATTTTTAGTTTTTGTTGTATTAAGCCTAGGAACAATGAAAAAGAAATCTTCTAAGGTAAACTCTAAAAAGTCTAATTCGAAGATAAAGATACCTTGGTATGTAATAGGCTTCTTCATTATGTGCTTCTTATTTACACTAAATATAATTTCACCACAAGTTTCTAAAATATTAAAATCACTAAGTAATAATTTTGAAATAATTGCCCTTGCAGGGATTGGAATGAGAGTAAATTTTAGAGAACTTATAAAATTAGGGGCTAAAGCTTCAATTTATGCATCAGGAGTTGCTTTAGTTCAGATAGTATCTGCAATTGTACTTATTACTGTACTTTTATAA
- a CDS encoding LysR family transcriptional regulator: MIEELKTFIAVVEYKNFTKAAEAINLSQPSVSLHIKHLEEYFNTTLIQRSIKQKNINITQPGYLLYERAKQIIKLLNDTKNDLLDYGNVVKGQLHIGASFTIGEYFLPAFLGHFAKAYPDLELEVTIENTHNICEKVKNFQVDLALVEGTVPSSSFVTDNFHTDKMEVVVPYNHDLVNKKLSIDELQNQTWISREVGSGTREYLNLFLSTNNINAKNIIVFGSNYSVKEAVKNNLGIMFISSLVIENPLKNKEISILETSQNYTRQFSYIMQKGIIPSKGTLVFIDMLKNYNKNIGD, translated from the coding sequence ATGATAGAGGAACTTAAAACATTTATAGCAGTTGTAGAATATAAAAATTTTACTAAAGCTGCTGAAGCTATTAATTTATCTCAACCAAGTGTAAGCTTACACATCAAACATCTTGAAGAATACTTCAATACAACTTTAATACAACGTTCAATTAAACAAAAAAATATAAATATAACTCAGCCAGGTTATTTACTTTACGAACGTGCAAAACAAATTATTAAATTATTAAATGATACAAAAAATGATTTATTGGATTATGGAAATGTAGTAAAAGGTCAATTGCATATAGGTGCAAGTTTTACTATAGGGGAATATTTTTTGCCAGCTTTTTTAGGGCACTTTGCTAAAGCTTATCCAGATTTAGAATTGGAGGTTACAATTGAAAATACTCATAACATATGTGAAAAAGTTAAAAATTTTCAAGTTGATTTAGCATTAGTTGAAGGTACAGTTCCATCATCTAGCTTTGTTACTGATAATTTTCATACTGACAAAATGGAGGTTGTTGTTCCTTATAATCATGATCTAGTCAATAAAAAATTATCAATTGATGAACTACAAAATCAGACGTGGATTAGTAGAGAGGTTGGTTCTGGAACAAGAGAATATTTAAATCTTTTCTTATCTACTAATAATATAAATGCTAAAAATATTATTGTATTTGGAAGTAATTATTCTGTAAAAGAAGCCGTTAAAAATAACTTAGGTATTATGTTTATATCATCTCTAGTTATTGAAAATCCATTAAAAAATAAAGAAATTTCTATTTTAGAAACTTCTCAAAATTATACTCGTCAATTTTCATATATCATGCAAAAAGGGATTATCCCCTCAAAAGGTACTTTAGTATTTATAGACATGTTGAAAAATTATAATAAAAATATAGGGGACTAA
- the trxA gene encoding thioredoxin, producing MVKAINGNEFVENVENTKGVVVVDFSATWCGPCKMLGPVFEGVSNKMGDRAKFFKVDIDANGNIAQKYRISAVPTMIIFKDGVPVENLAGFMPEQNITNKVNAYL from the coding sequence ATGGTTAAAGCAATAAATGGAAATGAATTTGTTGAAAATGTTGAAAATACTAAAGGGGTAGTAGTTGTTGATTTCTCTGCAACTTGGTGTGGACCATGTAAGATGTTAGGTCCAGTGTTTGAGGGAGTTAGTAATAAAATGGGAGACAGAGCTAAATTCTTTAAGGTAGATATAGATGCAAATGGAAATATAGCTCAAAAATATAGAATATCTGCAGTTCCAACTATGATTATTTTTAAGGATGGAGTTCCAGTAGAAAACTTGGCAGGTTTTATGCCAGAACAAAATATAACCAACAAGGTAAATGCATATTTATAG